The nucleotide window GGGGGATAGTCAGTATATCAGCCAATAATAAAGGCTGAAAGATAGCAACCTAGCGGAGGATGTTGATCTTTAACGCGGGGTTACACAGTATGTGCTTGCCAGATTATCACAAGAGAGTCAGAAAGAGTCGATGTCCTGATATCCCGAGGCTTCACGATGTGATTGTGGAATGGAAATACCACACCTGAaagatgaagctgttgcCGAGAAGAACTGGGTCATGACCTTGCGTGGAGCCGGTAATTGTCTGGGCTGTGGAGCCTGGACCCTTGAATTCTCCATAACGGGTGCAGAGCCGAATGAGGCTGAAAGTGTTGCAAGAGACATGCAAATGAATGAATGCGGATACGGCGCAAAAGAGGAGCATTTGGTCTGTTACATTTTGTTGCAAGGAGCTTTTGTTACCTCATTCTCTGCTGTAGCGGGCTGAGCAGTCAGTTGTGAATGCCAGAGCAGCAAGACGAAGATCTTGAGAGAGGTCTGATTCGTATGATTGGCGgattatagtattatttatatccAAGGAAGGAAATTAGCCAAGTGCTGTATCGCGTGAAATGGAGGACGCGGGGAAACGCTACTTTACTCAAAAGGGTTGTATGCGCAGGCGCCATGTTTTAACGTTGGACAGCTTCTGCAGCAGTCCAAGAGACGCGTCTTCAGCTACGTGTTCCTGTATTCGTAACACGAGACACAATCTGATGCCAAGGTAAACAAGAAATGCCGTGCAGAGAGGAAATGCGGGGAAAGCGGAAAGTGACCGAAAGGGTGCAACACAGAAACGCATAttgaaaaaagaaaatagaaGAAACGCATGCCTCGCGGTGTCTGGTGGTGTGAGAATGAAGCATTAGAGACGGGGCGAGGTTCATCAAGTTTGAGATGTGCaacagatgcagatgcagatgcacGAGACGTTGAAGGTGGTGCCACTAAAATCGGGGAGAGGGTCAACTGCAACTCAGCAATAGGtccagccaaagaagaaaacaggAGATTTCATATAAGAGCCGGCATTATAATTTGGGGACAATGGATCTCAGTATTGGAAGAATGACCAGGCCACTCGACCCCCAAAGAAAGGCCATGGTGAGGTCATGGTGGTGAGACTTGAGGGTATGCCCCCACTGTTGGCCGTGGATAGGTGCCGTTGTTTGGTGGGAGCTTTACCTTGGTCGAATGTTTTTCAGCGGAATAAAAAGATTGGATCTGGGGCAGACGCCAGAAAGTGAGAGTGACGACGAAAATGTGAGACCCGACTCCAGCCGAGAATGGCTTCATTGTGAAGTTATCGTGAATATTCCAACAATTCCATGCGTTTGCCTGCTTATGCTCAGTAGGCCTCAATCTTGTCGGTCAAAGAATCAACAACACATCAATTCTCTTTACAGTATAATCGACTCTGGAACTGCATGAGGCACAAGCCAGTGAAGGAGAACAAGACCAAAAAACTCCAACCAATACAATCCTTCCCGACCCCGCCATAATTCAAGCTCATCCCGCATCGTGCCACACGCTAACACTAAACGCCCCACTCACTTCCCTCCCGCTCCTTCCACAGCTTTCCCCACTTCACCACCCAGAGCGTGTACCTTTACGCTTCTAGGGGATGATCTCCCTGTAGAGCAGTGGAGGATGCCCAAGGTCCCCTTCTGTAGAGGCAAGTTTAGTCGGGCTCCAGGCACCTGATCGCTGATCGGCTTCTGTGCCGCTTCTCTCTCTGGGGGGCGCACTCACACCCCCGCCCCACAGCCTGTGTCTGAACTTCAAGGCTCGAGTCtctaggtaccttaggtatCGCCCATCGCCGCCATCCCCAGGGCGTCTTGTCGTTCGATCATGACCCCAGTTCGTTAAGGTATTGTCCAAGTCCGGGGTTCTAGCCGGAGATGCACTCGACGTAGCAACACATAGACTAAGGCAGCTGGCACATTTCTCACTTGAAACAATTGTCAGGAGTGACAACTTATAATAACTCTCCTCCGCTCTGTTCTTCCCCCAACGGTTTTCCCGTTTCCTCCTCCCATCAATAGACTAGTTCAAGTACGGATTACTATTACCGAGTTACATCTAACTTGCCTCACCTGCCACCCTTGCCGAGTCCTAAACAGACACAAACCTTCGTAcaaccttctcctcttcctccttcacaATGATGCGTGTTCCTCGACAATCCTTTTCCACTGCCGCCCGTACCCATCCCAACATTGTTCCCCACCTTCGTCCCCAGAAGAGAATGTCCTTTGGAAAGCTGTAAGTGTCATATACTCAGTGTCACACGACACCACACGCTGACCATCAATTACAGGGTCAAGCCCGTCGCGGCTGTTGTGGCTATTGGTTACGGAGCAAAGCTATCACTCGAAATGGCCCAAAGACGACGTATCGCTCAGATGGAAGCCATGGAGCGCGAGAATGCCGCATACCGGGAGCGAAATGAGGCTCTCATGAATATGTACGGTGATCGATCAAGTCTCGACGAACTCGAAAAGGCCGTTCAATATTACGAGAAACGATAAATGAATCCATCCAAGGACGAAACAAAGAAAATCAGAAAaaaacaaaacaccaaagtcGGGCTTTACAACACCCTTCTCTCATTTTATTTGCTTGAAGCGACGGCGATACCTCCCCCGGAGATGTGTCGGAGTTTACTGGTATGGCTTTCACGACCACCTAAAGCCTTGAAATACTGCATTGGAACGGCGTTTAAAGGAATACCATCTTGCTTGGGATTATTGTTTGAAAGGACAATTAACCTGGTTGGCTTTCAGGGTCCAACATTTATCTCATCAACACTAGACTGTTCGTCTACAGGTTTATCTCACACGACCTAGGGACAGATTTGCTGCATGAAAGATTACACTACACTGCAATACACTACTTGGGTATAGGAATATCCCATTTTACAGGTCACAATCATTCTCTCATTTACGCACCATGTCTTGTTCTCGTTCTTCCTCGATTACCTGCTTTGTGTGTCGTCGCCCAGTCCCACATGCTCACGCCTTGAATTTTCACATTCAACTCAACCCAAAACGTCATGAGCCTCGCTGGATCACAGGCCGAGGTTTCCCGGCGGCTAATGAGCCCCGACCGATCCCTCAACCATCAGCACCCCCGAAGGCCCCACTCCCGACGACTTAGCCGGTCCCTGGCCCGAAGAACCCCTATCAGCTCAGAGGAACACTTCCGAGGACATTGTCTCTGACGTTGCCCATGTGCGGTGATTGATGTCCATTACGTCCTCGTTTATCCCGGTGGTAATCTTCCGCGATTTCATGCGACGATGATACGAGAAGACTTTTTCGTCTGGGCAAGGTTGTTGAGTTTTGAGCCGAGAAATACCTCAGTTCAATGAGTAAGAGAATTGATTTGTTGCCGCGGAGGTGGTTGGATAAATCTGATAAGAGAGAGTGTCGGAGCTGGGCCTGAATATCTAGGAAATGAACAAATAATAGCCAAGCAATAAACTACATGTCAACTGAAAATCAACCAGATAGCAAACTAGTTAAATGTGAAGTTTCAGTTTCAAAATAAGGCACGCCAATCATATCCCTTATCGGCTCGCCAATCTATTTATGCGAGGTCCCGATGTTGTTCAATCATGAGATATATATCTCGACCAACTATCAATACCCCGAACCACTGAACATGAAGCTCTGCAGAGGCAACTACGGCAACGCCAATTGAATTCTTTTACGGTATATGTCATTATGACATGTTCTTGAAAAGTCTCATTTCACTTGCTTGCTAGCGACTGGTAACGCTGCATCTCCATGCATCCTTCGCAATGGTTCCAAATATCATTCCCCttagcatcatcatcatatcAACATTTGGGTATTCTTCGTCACCAGAACCTTTCTCGAATGACCATACCTTTCCTCCCGAAGCAgctcatcgtcttcttctcccacCGCGAAAGTTGTCATCCTAGGCAACGCCAGGTCCAGCCCACTCCTTGCGTTTGAGTTTGCGGCCGACCTGAAGCTCCTGAAGCTTGGTCGCAAAGCCGCGAGAAACATGGCCAATGAACTTGGGACGATCGCGAAGCTCCTCCATGGTCTCAATCCAAGCTTTGTAGCTGACCCCCTCGCAGAAGTAGGTGATCATCCGGTCGCCAAGCTCAGCCTGGGAACTGTGCTGCATGTTAAGCGCCTCGTAGCCGTCGGCAAAGTCGCGCATGAGTAGTTTCTGCGTTCCTTGGTCGGCCTCGGTACGGTAGAGGGCGCGGTGCCCATTGCCGATGGCGACGTCGATGCAGCGGGCAATGAATTCACCCATGCTGGGGCTGATGAAGCGGTCGCAAAGCTTGTAGACTTCGACATAGTCTCGCATAGGAGTCTTGATAGGTGCTGCCTCGGGACTCTGGGCAGGACGGGGATGCGCATGTGGGACAATAGAGGAGTGACTGTAGGCGACCCCAATGTAGAGAGCGAGGTATCGCGGTTCGATGTCCTCGTCATTAAATTCAACGCCTCCCTTTTTGGCCTCGGCAAAGCGACCGTTGAGACAGCTTTCGAAGTACTCCGAGTTCTTGGTTAGGACGTTCTTGGCGACTTGAAAGATTTCGCCTTTCACCTTGAGCTCGACTAGCTGCTCATCATTCCTGTGCATGCATATAGGTCAGTGACTCTTATTCCCCAGCGCAAGGTTGGAATGGCCTCTGAGCTTGAGGTGAAAGAGATGCGCATACTTAAGAAGCCAGGAGGTGCGAAAGTCCGCGAGGATGCCAGCAGACTGCTCATCGGCAGGGTCGTCCTTAGGACCAGCACGAGTACGGGGTTTCTTTCGCGGAGGTGCCATGGCGATGTCGGAAGGAGTTGATTTGCTTAAGTGGGGTGCGTGAGGATCAAAAGGGAATTCTGTCGAGTGCGCCTTCACTTTGCAAGTGATGCAGAGAAGGTGAAGAGAGCAGAATCTTGTTGTGAAGCAAGCTGTGGTTTGATGTTGCTATCCATCGCTCGCAGCGATGTTCAAGTTGACTACAGTCgaaataatattagtattcATTTAAAGTGTCTGCATTTCCAAAATACCTTGGTCGCCAAGTGAGTTCGCGATGTTGAGTTGTGGTTGCTGGGGTCAGGTTGGTGGAAGGAAACAAACACAACCTACGGGCCCGAGGTCGGTACTGCTTATTTAGTAGTAGGTAAGGAGGCATGGTCTATGCAACTTGCCAATTCTCAGTCCAACAGGGTCTCCGTCGGGTCACCTTTATCAGAATTTGCCTTACTGGAGAGCAGAGAATAATAGGGCCCTGCCAGATCTTCGCTAGAGGTGTATAGGAGGCCATAGTAATAATCTGCTGGTTGAGATCCATCATTCAGTCAGGTAAGGTATTCAAGGAACGACAGTAGAGGCCGAAGCGTCAATAGAAGAGTGAGATGGCGACAAGAAACGCTGTACATTAGAATTGAAGCAACGGAAAGAGTTATAAGTGAGTTCCTCAAACCAGACACTGCTCGCCCCTGCCATCAGCTGCTGAGGAAAGTGCCAACCCTGGGATAAGACTTTCACTTCGCTCTTACTTTCCGAATGGTGACCTTttcttcatcgccaagtTCCCATCCGACCTTGTCCTTCTCTTTCAGTTCATCCCACTTGCGACCAGTAGCAAACTCCAAGAATGGCAAATCCACGTTGAAGTACGACCTTGAAAAGCATTTCAGGGTGTGAAGTCTCAAATCGTCGTCGGCCCACTCCATCAACTTCAAGCAGTGTCGACTAACTTGTTTCTTCGAGAACTGCCATGAGACATAGTCGTCGTGCGCCAGCGCTTTGAGTATCCGGTCCAGTTTCTTGTTCCTGATATTGAAGTCTTGTCTGATGAAATATGCCTCGGTCAGGTCCCTACGCCGACATGCGGCATCCAGCATGAAGTAACCGGCAATCTCCTCGATCTCACTATTAACCATGGGTGTCCATACAGCCATGTATCGGAGAAGGTGTAGAATTGCCGGATGATATGATTCAGGATGCTTAGCAAGAATGGACAGGCGGATGGAGAAGATGTATGCTTGGATTGAGAAGAGATCAGCTCGTTTTGTAGCCACCAAGCCTTCTCGAAGCTTTCTCAATGCCATCAGGACATCCTGCAGAGATTTAGTATTGTCAGGGTCCTCAATAGCTGCCAACATCGAGGTTGATGGTCCACTAGATGGTATGATAGAACGGAGGGCTTTCAATGTGCCACTCAGGGCAGAGGACGCTGGCGATGTGGCAGCATTGGCAGAATCTGAGCCaggagtttgagaagaacCACTAGCATTTGTAGCTGGAGTTTCCGAGGCtggcgttgaagatgacGCTGCTGCAGAAGTTGCTGTGGAAGGCGGTCTGTATCCAGGTGGAGGTCTGGTATATGGTGTTGCAGGAGTTGGATCAACTGCTCTTATATCTAGAGCGTCAAAACTCCTTATAATTGAGTCCTTGTCACCGGCTTCCGTGCAGAAAGCAAGGAAACGTGAAATTATCTGATTATAATACCACTCCTGGGTCTTGGGGTTGAGTAAGCTGTCTCTGGTCAGCCCGtctctcttgtcttgtcgAAAGTGATCAATCTCTCGTGTCTATATATAACATTGACCGTCTAATACACACCTGTCATCACCCTTAGAAGGAAGACCAATACTTTGTAGCGGGTCCTGCTCGACAGGTTTCAATCTCCCCCAGGGGCCTGATGGCATCCTGTTacctcgacctcgacgaGCCATATCATGCACAAAGGAGCTGCTCTCGGTGCCGGAAAAGAACTTTGATTAGAAATGCAATGCCTTGAGCCTCGAGTGCACAGAATTGAGAGCCTTGTTGCGCTGCACGGGGCACAGAGTCTTGTTGAATATAATAGAGGTTGAATGAAGTCAGTTGCTATGAAGACTTGAGGTTGACAGTGGGGTAGCTTTCAAGGACCCCGCGATCCACTGTTGGTTCCTGCGTCCATCTCAGCTTATCATAATGATGAGGGTGGAAAGCTAAAGGACTTGATTGTGCCTTGAATAATTTAGGACTGTGATTCTATCAAGTGAATAGGGACGAGGCTATCTAGAAAGACCAATGTATTTTCTCTCCTCAATCGTCACATCGAAAAGCCAATTGCTGCATGCTGCAGTACCAAACTTATACCGAAAAGGAGAATAGCTACTACAGATCGGTGGTTCAAAAGAAATCCTGAATCAAAACCAAATCACTGAATTAAAATTGCTACTTCTAGAAGCCTTGCTATGTGCACATCCTTTTACGTGGGTATCATTATGGCCAAGAAGCCTTTCTTTCCATCTGCTTCCCTAACAACCACCATTTCAACACATCGTACATCCGATTTCATGTCCTCTTTTCATCCATGAATGCGGTCTGCTAGTGTCACCTTGTCCCAATTCTTGGGTCCCGCAGCCTCATACTTGCCAGACTTGGAGATGACTCGCCCAAGGCCCTGGTGGATCTCGGCCTGGAAAGGTCCAAATGGGCACTTCTCACCATCGATGCTGATATAGCCATCCTCTTGATCGCGAGGAATGATGCGGTAAGCTGAGATCTTCTTGTAGGTGACATGAGGGTTGTCAAACAGTTTCTCGGCTTCAACATCGAGAAGGACCTTAATGGCTGTGAAGAAAGGCAGGTCACCATCGATAGTGACGAGGTCCATCAAACCATCTGAGATGAGTGAGGCAGCGAAAAACGGAGCATCGGGTGACATATAAGCCATCTGTGACAGTCAGTATTATTCCAAATGCAAGGGCTAGTTTGATTACTCACGTTACCGGCGTAGAATGTGCCAACCTTGTCATAGGGAATCAACTCCCATCCTTCAGGGAGATCATCCTGGATCGTGCCATACTTCAACGGCGGCAAACCTGCATCTTCAGCTACGGGGTCTGCATCAAGCTTCTTAGCTAGATGGTTCAGGCTCGTGGAGCTCGCGTGATGCTTGTAATGAGCCTTGACATCGCCTTTGTCTTCGATCTCCACCTTGACAGCCAGGTCAAAGGGATAACACTTCTTCTTAAACATGCGCTGAACGACACCGACTTCGAAACGCGCACTACCCATCCATCGCATATGCTCTGTGCCGAGATCGCATTCGGCAATGAGGCCGAGCGTCTGGGACAGGAACGAAATGATGCGGTTGTGGCCACTAGTGACTGACACCAAATCCATCGGGGTCACGACACCCTTGATGATGGCAAGGGCAGCGAAAGAAGGTCGATGAGATCCGTACAAGTTGCAAGAGAATGCGTTTCCTGAGCCACAAGGGATATGGCTGACGGGCATCGTAGAAAGCGCTCTCGCAGCATCGGGTCGCTTAGCAAGGCCGTTGAAAATCTCGTGTGGCGTTCCATCACCGGAACATGCCATGATGGTATCGTATCTGGACAAGTCGGCGTTTTGCGCCAGTTCAACGGCTTCTCCACCGTGCTTCAATATCACGGGGTCAATCTGCATCTTTGCAGCCTGGAAGAGCGGCTTCACCTCAGTCTCCCACTGCTTGATAGCACCGCCAGGACCAGAGTTCGGGTTGATCAGCACGTAGGCGCGTTTCTGAGACTGCGCATTACCGTAGGCGCGTGTCATGAGGGTCTTGACGAAGATCTCGGCTGGTGTACCGCTGGTCGACTCGTCGTCCTTCGCAAGCGTGAAAATCCATTTCTTAGGTTTGATCAATGTCTTCGAAGCGTGATGGGCGTAGTCGATTGTGATCTGGTCGTTGGAGAGCTCGGCCCAGAGGACGTTGTAGAAGGGTATTCTATTCTTGGGAGCGGGTTCTGTAGAGAAGCATGATCAGTAAGTGTTTCCATATTGTGTCGTATCACAGTTCTGAGTTCTTACTGCCAGAGAAAGGAGCACAGGAGGAGCGAGTTGACTTGTTTGCAGCAGGGTCTGTTAATGATCAGTCGAGGACTTGGCGTCACGTCTTCTCCAAAAGATCCGCACCGTTGAGCTCCAGTTCTTCGATTCCAATGgtcaacttcttcttatcctccAAGAGGAGCAACATTCCAATGCCTTCGTCCATTTTTCGATCAATCTCCGTGTTCATTGAAGCTGATGTCAGTCAGCGAGCTTATCGATTGTGTTTTATACCGAACACCTTAAAGCGCTAAGGGGTACAGGGGTTAGTTCGATCGTCGCGGTTATGATTGATCGCGTACAGAAACAATAGATTCGATAAAGAAAGTCGAGAAAATGAAGGACTGGGGCAGCTCGCTCTGGCGACATAAAAAGGAAAGACAACAATCCAAAGCCTCTGACAACGAGGGTATGTTTTGGAATGTTTCCGCAAGGAGTTGCTTCTTAGGATCAATCGGATTACGCGGATGCCCGTTGAACCTAGGCTGTTGATCTGTGGGGGGTCGCATCCGAGATTACAGACCTAAAGCCCCTGTAAATGCCTGCATTCGTGACTGGCCAGGTCCCTATAGAAGTCAATTGCGCACACCTGCTGGCAGCTGATAGTTAGAACCAGTAGTGCCAACAGTGCCTGACGTGGTGGAGTGTAAGACTGGGGCTATCGTAGCTGCCAGACGGTGCCGCGGTAAGA belongs to Fusarium oxysporum Fo47 chromosome V, complete sequence and includes:
- a CDS encoding ATP-NAD kinase-like domain-containing protein is translated as MNTEIDRKMDEGIGMLLLLEDKKKLTIGIEELELNDPAANKSTRSSCAPFSGKPAPKNRIPFYNVLWAELSNDQITIDYAHHASKTLIKPKKWIFTLAKDDESTSGTPAEIFVKTLMTRAYGNAQSQKRAYVLINPNSGPGGAIKQWETEVKPLFQAAKMQIDPVILKHGGEAVELAQNADLSRYDTIMACSGDGTPHEIFNGLAKRPDAARALSTMPVSHIPCGSGNAFSCNLYGSHRPSFAALAIIKGVVTPMDLVSVTSGHNRIISFLSQTLGLIAECDLGTEHMRWMGSARFEVGVVQRMFKKKCYPFDLAVKVEIEDKGDVKAHYKHHASSTSLNHLAKKLDADPVAEDAGLPPLKYGTIQDDLPEGWELIPYDKVGTFYAGNMAYMSPDAPFFAASLISDGLMDLVTIDGDLPFFTAIKVLLDVEAEKLFDNPHVTYKKISAYRIIPRDQEDGYISIDGEKCPFGPFQAEIHQGLGRVISKSGKYEAAGPKNWDKVTLADRIHG